A genomic segment from Ptychodera flava strain L36383 chromosome 8, AS_Pfla_20210202, whole genome shotgun sequence encodes:
- the LOC139139427 gene encoding glutamate receptor ionotropic, NMDA 3A-like: protein MANDPECRLINVGKTFGEEGYGIGLPKGSPLKETLSIFILEYETDGYLEELQQKWFGTMNCYKESNIKSSSGIGDHKVRLAHVAGLFLMLLMGFGIGFLILLLEHLVYHYGVPRMQLHPEHKRNWLVLSQRLHRAANTEELIPCKANMQEVITLFKKGQFTKMFQREQLRRKSMLRKDSAYDLESTTTFKDLIDSIAWEQRRSSGPFNNDRRSRDTNLNKKSEAKETIMMQNLDKPPHRKDIRRRLSDVGSDSDTSYDNLQRFSPTGELVRFSPHGDVISQSLSDSLNNLDQLDNQMWKLSDQNSGASLHSSGDQDNQVPQNFDGNSHSDQEFKNRRPKMDSTVDSAQHGGVNFADSSCPSRQNGRAKFATWTDDDDEEDMFDQEPTETHPMMMDEDLSHYQGSYRVPPRYANSSMKLPHSDENYHNPYSYDPYDPSVFDPQRLSKGELLLRWRLSQREMTKRLGRALNEKAKLEMKVSELEAQLDDR, encoded by the exons ATGGCAAATGACCCAGAATGTCGCTTGATTAATGTTGGCAAAACGTTTGGAGAAGAAGGATATGGCATTGGGCTCCCTAAAG GTTCACCTCTGAAAGAAACGCTGTCGATATTCATCTTAGAATACGAAACAGATGGTTATTTAGAGGAATTACAGCAAAAATGGTTCGGGACGATGAACTGCTACAAAGAGTCAAACATTAAATCAAGTAGTGGTATTGGAGACCATAAAGTTAGGCTTGCTCATGTTGCAG GACTATTCCTGATGCTGCTGATGGGATTTGGAATCGGATTTTTGATCTTACTTTTGGAACATTTGGTGTATCACTATGGAGTTCCACGAATGCAGCTACACCCAGAGCATAAAAGAAATTGGTTGGTTTTGAGTCAG AGACTGCACCGAGCTGCCAATACCGAAGAACTTATACCCTGCAAAGCCAACATGCAAGAAGTTATCACGCTGTTTAAAAAGGGTCaatttaccaaaatgtttcagAGAGAACAACTTCGAAGAAAATCT ATGCTCCGGAAAGATTCCGCCTACGATCTAGAATCAACAACCACTTTCAAGGATCTGATCGATTCCATTGCATG GGAGCAACGTAGAAGCAGTGGTCCGTTCAATAACGATCGTCGGTCACGTGATACTAATTTGAACAAGAAATCAGAAGCAAAGGAAACTATTATGATGCAAAACTTGGATAAACCTCCTCATAGAAAAGATATAAGACGACGACTCAGTGACGTCGGCAGTGATAGTGACACATCATATGATAACTTACAACGATTCTCTCCAACTGGAGAGTTAGTCAGATTTTCACCTCATGGTGACGTCATAAGCCAGTCTCTCTCGGATTCACTCAATAATTTAGATCAACTTGACAATCAAATGTGGAAGCTCAGTGATCAGAATAGTGGAGCTAGTCTCCATTCCAGTGGCGACCAGGATAACcaagtaccacaaaattttgATGGTAACAGCCATTCGGATCAGGAATTCAAAAATCGTCGTCCAAAGATGGACAGCACTGTAGACAGTGCACAGCATGGAGGAGTTAACTTTGCTGACTCGAGTTGTCCGAGTAGACAGAATGGTCGAGCAAAATTCGCGACATGgacagacgatgatgatgaagagGATATGTTTGATCAAGAGCCAACCGAAACACACCCAATGATGATGGACGAAGATTTGTCTCACTACCAGGGATCATACAGAGTGCCGCCACGCTATGCAAACTCTTCGATGAAGTTGCCTCATTCAGACGAAAATTACCACAATCCCTACTCATATGACCCGTACGACCCGTCTGTCTTCGACCCACAAAGATTATCTAAAGGGGAGTTACTCTTGAGATGGAGATTATCACAGAGAGAAATGACAAAGCGACTTGGGAGAGCGTTGAACGAAAAAGCCAAGTTGGAAATGAAAGTGTCAGAGTTAGAGGCTCAGTTAGATGACAGGTGA